From Solibacillus sp. FSL K6-1523:
GGGCGCAGTACGAAGCATTTAATTGAGTTAATGGAGTATTTCGAAGCAAATGAAATTAATTTTATTAGCTTGAAGGAAAATATAGATACGTCAACGGCAGTAGGCAGAATGCTTTTTCATATAATGGCAGCACTCGCGCAATTTGAGAGGGAAATGATCCAGGAGCGAACACAGGCAGGGATTGAAGCAGCAAGAGCAAGGGGTAGAAACGGTGGTAGACCACGAAAAAACGATGCAGCCGTACAACGCGCAATTAAATTGTACAAGTCAGAGCAATACAGTGGCGTAGAAATTGAAAAAATGACAGGTGTTAGTCGTAGCACGTTATATAAGAGATTAAAAGAAAAAAACAATTAATTTACATTTTAACCCATTGCTACCATCTATCAATGTGTTAGAATAGAGATAACATATTTTCGGACAAAAAAAAAGCCAGCTGTTGTGAAAAGGTTTTGGCGACCCTTGCACAACATTCCATTTCGTATTAAGAGTACGAAAGGAACTTGCTGATAATGCTTTACAGCAATGGTAGCACGACCGAACCGTCAATGTAAAGCAGAATCTTACAAGCCCTTTCTCGTACACAAGAGAAAGGGCTTTTCTTTTTGAATGAAACAAAAAGGAGAAATTAAAATGGCAGCAACTCAGCAAGTTCAACAACGTTGGACATTCGAAAAAACAACTTTATACAATCATAAATTAGAATTATTAGTACCTTATTCAAAATTTTCAAGTGGGGATCAATTCAATGTTCAATGGGAAATGATCATGTCAGTACACAAAAAACGCTTCACAAAACTACAAATAAAAGTGCTTAAAGTCGTGCGTCAACGCGCATTTAAGGTTCCAGGCGTTTCTAATGCGTCATATCGCACATACATGGAAGATTGCAAAGCAATTTTAGGGCATGACGTATCACGTGACACAATCCGAGACACATTAGACAAAGCCGAAGAATGGGGCATTCTTATAAAATGCGCTGGTCAACGCATGATTAAAGGGCGTGGATCTAAAACAGCTAACGTAATCATTTTTAATACATACAATGAAGTTTACGCATACAAAGTAGCGCAAGAAAAACATGAATTAGAAGAAGCCAAGAAGCTACTGGCGGCAGAATACAAGCAAGCGCAGCGTATGATGGGTATTTACAATGAAGCTATAGAAATGGCAGCGGAACAACAAAAACAGCCTAAAAAAGAACAAGAACAACCGAAAAAAGAACGAAAAGAGCAAACATTGTACCAGAAATTGAAAAATGCGTACAAGCCTTCAAACGATCTTGAAATGGCTAAATTTAAAGAGTTGGTAGCAATCGTATATAACTTAATGAAAAAGAATAAAGAGCAACACGGATTCAACCATAATCAATTAGAACAAATTATGTTGTCGTCATTCCATGCGTTATTAAATAAAGAGGGCGTAAATAATCCGCCAGCAATGTTATCAATAATCATCCGTAAAAAAATAGAAAATCTAACAAAATCGTACA
This genomic window contains:
- a CDS encoding recombinase family protein — translated: MHVGYARVSRMDQELLLQLDALTEAGCIKIFEEKISGKDRSRPELDEMLKMLRSGDTVVVWKLDRIGRSTKHLIELMEYFEANEINFISLKENIDTSTAVGRMLFHIMAALAQFEREMIQERTQAGIEAARARGRNGGRPRKNDAAVQRAIKLYKSEQYSGVEIEKMTGVSRSTLYKRLKEKNN